The nucleotide sequence TTTGAATCTCTCGGATAAAGGGATGTTAGGGCTCGCAGATTTGATGATACAGCAGCTTTCTCCAGAGACCAGCAAGGTTACTCCTTCATCGGTATTACGTAATGATGGCAATCTTGGTGGCGGTATTGAGCAGACGATGGTGATGAGTCGTGTTGCAAGATCTGAGTCTCAATCCAGCCCACAATCTGAGTCCCATAAGAAAGCGGCAAGTGATCCGCTACAAACTGTCTTATCAGGCAAACAATTGCCGTCAGAGGTGCCATATTCGAATATGACATTCAATGACCGCAATGACTTTGTGGCTCAACTTTATCCCCATGCCCAAAAAGCTGCTGCTGCATTGGGAACTCAAGCCGAAGTACTCATCGCTCAATCTGCGTTGGAGACAGGCTGGGGCCAGAAGATGGTGAAACGACCCAGCGGCGATTCAAGCAATAATTTATTTAACATCAAGGCTGATAATCGTTGGCAGGGAAATAAAGCCGCAGTCAAAACGTTAGAGTTCGACCAAGGGATCGCTGTACAACAAAGAGCTGATTTTCGTGTGTACGATAATATTAAACAAAGTTTTGATGACTTTGTGAGCTTCATCTCTGAAGGACCTCGCTATCAAGAGGCAATGAAGAAAGCAGCCAATCCAAATGAATTTATAAAGGCGTTACAAGATGCTGGTTATGCCACTGATCCGAAATATGCAGACAAGGTGATGAAGGTAATGAAGTCGCTTTCTTCAGAGATACAAGCAGTTTTACCTAGGGAAGCACAATGAAAACTCTGTTTATCATTATCCAGCAGCTTAGGAGTGCCAAGTAATGGGTATGGATCTTCTTAATATCGCACGGACCGGTGTGTTGGCTGCTCAGTCTCAACTAGCAGTGACCAGTAATAATATTACTAACGCCAATACTCAAGGCTATCACAGGCAAGTCGCAGAACAATCCAGTCTAGATAATCAACAACTTGGTGGCAATTTCTATGGTGCTGGAACCTACATCTCTGATGTTAAACGTATTTATAACGATTATGCAGCCAGAGAGCTGAGAATAGGTCAAACCAGTGTTAGTGGGGCTCAGACCTCTCAAGTTAAGTTAAATGAGTTGGATCAACTATTTTCACAAATTGGTAAGTCTGTTCCTCAAGGTCTTAATGATCTATTTGCTGGATTAAATAGTTTAGCGGATCTTCCTGATGATCTTGGGATCAGAGGGAGCGTATTAGGTTCGGCAAATCAGCTTGCCAGTGGTTTGAATCAGATGCAATCTCATTTAGATGGCCAGATGAAACAAACTAATGATCAGATCTCTGGTATCACCGACCGTATTAATGAGATCGGTAAAGAGTTAGGTCATATAAATCAGGAGTTAATGAAGTCCCAAGGCGAGGACATGAGCTTACTAGACAAACAAGATGCTTTGATTCAGGAGTTGAGTCAGTACTCACAAGTTAACGTGATCCCTTTAGATACCGGGGCAAAAAGCGTCATGTTAGGGGGGGCTGTGATGTTAGTCTCCGGTGAAGTGTCTATGTCAATCGGGACAACTGTGGGTGATCCATATCCTGGAGAGTTGAGAGTGACGAGTTCTGCAGGTTCGGCGACCATGGTGATTGACCCTACACAGATGGGTGGTCAGCTTGGTGCTTTATTTGAGTTTCGTGATGATACGTTAGTACAAGCTCAACTTGAAATAGGCCAACTTGCTTTAGGTGTCGCGGATGCATTTAATCAAGCCCAGTCTCAAGGGTTTGATCTCTCAGGTGCGCTGGGTAAAAATATCTTTACTGATATTAATGACCCTAGTATGTCAGTTGGCCGTGTCGGTGGGTTTGGTACCAATACAGGGAATGTAAACCTTAGGGTTAACATTGATGATACTTCCGCATTAAACGGGTCAAGTTATGATCTGACTTTTACCACTCCTGCAACATACGAGCTTAAAGATACGAGCACAGGTGTCGTCACGCCGCTGATTTTAAATGGCACTCAACTTGATGGTGGTGATGGTTTTTCGATTCACATCGATTCAGGTGCGTTTGCCGATGGTGATAAATTTGAAATTCGCCCTTCGGCGGGGGCTGCAGCAGGTATAAAAGTTGAGATGACCGATCCGAAAGGGATCGCCGCTGCCGGCCCGAATATTACTGTCGGAGCCGCTAACTCTGGAAATACTCAGGTTGAAATTGTCAGCATAGATAGAAATAACGCCAATCTTCCTCTGACTGGATCTGAGCTGACGTATCAGATAGACCCAGTCGGCAATACTTTTACCGTATTCGATGCATCCGGTACGTTAGTGAGTGCTGCAGCGCCTTATACACCACCGACAATCACCAGTAATGGTTTTAGTTTCAATGTTAACACTACATCCACATCTACAGAGAGTTTCACATTTGATTTCGCTTTTGCCGAAGGGGATAACAGCAATGCTGTGGCAATGGCCAAACTTAGTGAAGCTAAATTGATGAACACTGGTGGCTCTAATACTAGTGGCTCAACATTAGCTGATGTATATGAAGGCACTAAATTAGTTATCGGCGGTAAAGCCAAGGCCGCATCGGTAGCCGTTGGATCGGCCGAAGCTGTGTTTTCTCAAGCTTACAATCGAGTCCAGAGTGAGTCAGGAGTTAACCTTGATGAAGAAGCTGGCAACTTAATTCGATTTCAACAAGCTTATCAAGCGTCAGCAAGAATCATGACCACAGCTTCAGAGATTTTCGACACTTTATTTAATTCAGTTCGATAGGGGAGGAGAATATGAGAATTTCAACTTCACAGATGTTTAACCAAACTATCAATAGCGTGTTAGATAAGCAAACGTCTACGAGTAAGATTTTAGATCAGCTTTCGAGTGGTAAAAGAGTTAATACAGCGGGGGATGATCCTGTTGCCTCCCTTGGTATCGATAATCTGAATCAGCAAAATGCCTTAGTCGATCAATTTATGAAAAATATCGACTATGCCAATAATCGTCTTAGTTTGAGTGAAAGTAAACTGGGCACTGCTGAAACATTAGTGGCTTCAACACGAGAGCAAGTGATCCGTGCAATCAATGGTGGTATGTCGACTTCAGAGCGGCAAATGATTGCCGATGAGTTGCGTGGCACTTTAGAAGAGCTTCTTGCTGTAGCGAATACTAGAGATGAATCAGGTAATTATATTTTTGGTGGTAATCAAACTGGTCAGCAGCCTTTTGCTTTTGATAACGCAGGAGATATCGTATACAGCGGTGACAATGGAGCACGTCAATCCGTTATTGCGTCTGGAGTGACGGTCGCGACAAACATTCCTGGTGACACGGCATTTATGAATGCACCTAGTGGACTGGGAGATTACAGCGCCAATTATCTGGCTAGTCAAGTGGGTGATTTTTCAGTAGATAGTGCAAAAATCACCAGTCAAGCTACTTATGTTGAAGATACTTATACCTTCACTATGGTTGGAGCAAATCTTGAAGTTAGGGATTCAAGTTCTGCTTTAGTGACGACGGAAGTCGGTTTCGATCCTGCTAATCCAGTCTCTTTCAATGGTATGGAAGTGAAGTTAGATGGCTTGCCAGCGAATGGCGATAGCTTTTCAATTACGCCTCAATCAGAGGTGAGTATTTTTGACACCATAAATCAAGCGATTGCCTTAATCGAAGATGCAAATAAAGTGAATACACCGCAAGGTGTATCTGAGTTGGCACAGATATTGAATAATATTGATAGTGGTGTCAATCAATTAAGTATTGCTCGAAGCGAAACAGGGAACAGCCTAAAAAGCTTAGACAGTTACAGTACGCAACATGTAGAGGAAAAGTTAGTGAATAGCTCGACTCTCTCTATGTTGGAAGACCTTGATTACGCATCGGCGATTACGGAGTTTGAGAAACAGCAGTTGGCTTTAAATGCAGTTTCAAGTGTGTTTAGCAAAGTAGGGTCTGTTTCACTGTTCGATTATATATAGACCTCAATATTGAACCTATAAATCAATTTAATTTAGCCAAGGTGCAATCTTGGCCTTGTACTAAAAGAGGAAGTCAAAATGGCTATTACAGTTAATACGAATGTGACATCATTGAAAGCGCAGAAAAACCTGAATACATCCAGTAGTAATCTAGCTACGTCAATGGAACGTTTATCCAGTGGGTTGAAGATTAACAGTGCAAAAGATGATGCGGCAGGTCTTGCTATTTCAAACCGTCTAAACTCCCAAGTTCGTGGTTTGGAAGTAGGCATGCGAAACGCTAACGATGCAATCTCTATTGCACAAATTGCTGAAGGCGCGATGCAAGAGCAAACTAATATGCTTCAGCGCATGCGTGATTTGACCATTCAGTCTGAAAACGGTGCAAACAGTACAGACGATTTAGTCGCGCTAAAGGCTGAAATGGATCAATTGGTGACAGAAATTGATAATATCGGAACCAGTACGGCTTTTGGTAATACAAAGCTGATGCAAGGTGGTTTTTCAGCGGGCAAAAATTTCCAGGTTGGTCATCAAGATGGTGAAGATGTCAAAATTACTGTTAAGAAGACAGATAAGACCACACTTTCCGTTGCCGCACTCAATAATGCCACGTCAGCAAACCGTGCATCGTCATTAGCTGCCATCGATAAAGCCATTAAAACCATCGATACTCAACGAGCTGATCTTGGTGCGGTGCAGAATCGTTTAGCACATAACATCAGCAACAGTGCCAACACCCAAGCTAACGTTGCCGATGCCAAAAGTCGTATTGTAGATGTCGATTTCGCTAAAGAAACAGCGACGATGACGAAAAACCAGGTACTGCAACAAACGGGTTCAGCGATGCTTGCTCAGGCGAACCAACTGCCACAGGTAGCACTTTCTCTTTTAGGGTAACGTGGCATACCATAAAGCGACTCGCATATGTAAGTATGGAGTCGCTTTTAGTTATCTGTTTTATCAATTATTTCTTCTGTTCATTTGTTATGATTTATTTTATTTTTACTTTTTTATCAAAAAAGATTAAAGATAAAAAATCCTCTGCCGTTAAATATACTGTAACCCAAATGCTCCGCCTGGCTAAGAAGACAGGCAACGTTTCAAGCCAGGTATAAAGAGGAAACAAATTATGGCTATTACAGTAAATACGAACGTCACATCACTGAAAGCACAGAAAAACCTTAATAGTTCTAGTGGTAATTTAGCCACCTCTATGGAGCGTTTATCAAGCGGCTTACGTATTAACAGCGCAAAAGATGATGCGGCAGGTCTAGCGATTTCAAACCGTCTTAATAGTCAAGTTCGTGGCCTCGAAGTCGGTATGCGTAACGCAAATGATGCAATCTCAATTGCTCAAATTGCAGAAGGCGCGATGCAAGAACAGACTAACATGCTACAACGTATGCGTGACTTGACTGTTCAGGCTGAAAACGGTGCAAACAGTACAGATGATATTGCAGCATTAAAAGCTGAAATGGATCAGCTTGTAAATGAAATCAATGATATTGGTACTAATACCGCTTTTGGTAATACCAAATTGATGACTGGTGGTTTCTCTGCGGGTAAAAATTTCCAGGTTGGTCACCAAGATGGTGAAGATATTAAAATTACCGTTAAGAAAACGGATAAAGTTTCATTGTCAGTTGGGGCTCTTGTTCTAGCAACGTCGGCTAACCGAGCTTCAGCTCTAGGTGCTATAGATAAAGCCATTAAGACCATTGATACTCAACGTGGTGACTTAGGTGCGATTCAAAACCGTCTTGCTCATAACATCAGTAACAGTGCAAATACTCAGGCAAACGTAGCCGATGCTAAGAGCCGAATTGTAGATGTGGATTTTGCAAAAGAGACGTCTGCAATGACCAAGAATCAGGTATTGCAACAAACAGGCTCAGCTATGCTAGCTCAGGCTAACCAGTTACCTCAAGTTGCTCTATCACTACTATAATATTAACTAAAGATTAGTTGATGATATAGTTGAAAGGGAGGTTCGGTTACGGATCTCCCTTTGTTCTTTTTAGGACAGTGAAGTTATTTGGTGAGAGGAGAATATAGTTATGGATATCAATTTTACAAACTCATCCAGCACTGCAACGGCTAAAATAGAAGTCGCTACTGCGCCAGTAAAATCGACGGCTGCAGAGAGTACTGAGTTGGAGCGCCGCGCAACGATTCAAGCGGTGGAGGAGACTGAAAAGGATACTGAAGTTCAGTCAAAAAGCAGTCAAGCTGAAATGCAGCAATTGGTCGAAGATCTCTCTGATATGATGTCAGTGATGCGTAAAGGTTTAGCGTTTAAAATCGACGAGAGTTCAGGTAAGAATATTGTCAGCGTTATGGACGTTGAGTCTGGTGATATCATTAGACAAATCCCTAATGAAGAAGCGTTGAAATTAGCACAGAAGTTGTCTGAAGTAACGGGTCTTCTGATGAAGACTGAAGCGTAAATAGTCAGTTTTAACATTATAGATTTATGAGGTATTTATGGCATTAACAGCGACGGGAATAGGTTCAGGGCTCGATATCAACACTATTGTCGGTGTTTTAGTTGATGCTGAGAAATTGCCTAAAGAAGCTATTTTTGATAAAACGGAAAAAACTATTGATGCAAAAGTGTCAGCAATAGGCACCTTAAAAAGCGCTTTGTCGACTTTTCAGGATGCATTAGAAAAACTTAAAGATGGCAATAATATTAACCAGAAAACGGTATCGACTGGTGACAGCAAGTTTTTGACTGCTACGGCAGATAAAACAGCCCAGACAGGTAGTTACAGTTTAATAGTCAAACAATTAGCAACTGCCCATAAAGTCGCGGGGGCCAATACCCTTGATCCTACAATACCTGTTGGAGAAGGAAGCCTAGATTTAACCGTTAATGGTAGTAGTTTTTCTGTCACTGTTGGAGCAACCGACTCACTTGCAGATATTGCCAAAAGTATCAATGACGCCACTGATAACGTTGGGGTAACAGCAACGATTATTACCAGTGATCTTGGAAGTCGATTGGTGCTGAGTTCAGATGTGGAAGGAACAGATAGTCAGATATCCTTGGTTGCCAATGATACTGTTGGTTCTGGGCTGAATGATATGTTTGGTGGTGCGAACTTAATCGAACTTCAAGTTGCTAAGCCATCAATTATCCATGTAGATGGTCAGGAGTTAACCTCTCAAACCAATGAGGTTAAGGGGGCCATTACTGGCGTTACGCTATCTCTTACTGCTGAAGATTTGAATACCACTAGTACAGTTAAAATTGAACTGGATAAAGAGGGAATTAAAGAGAACATCACTGGTTTTGTCGATGCTTATAATAGTCTTATGGGATCTATCGATAAGCTTAGTGCTTATGATATAGAAAAAGAGACCGCAGCAGCGCTTCAAGGGGACTCTATGATCCGCTCTATAGAGTCTCAAACCCGTAATCTGATCAGCTCTCGAGTGACCGTAGATGGTGAAACCGTTGCGCTTTACGATATTGGAATCTCAGCAGATCGCTATGGAAAACTCACTATAGACAGTGAAAAACTTGATAAAGTGATCGATGAAGATATCGGTAGTATTGAAGGCTTGTTTTCAACGGAGACAAGCGGAATTGCGGTTAAGTTAGATGATCTTGTAGAAGGTTATGTTAAAACCAGTGGTCTTATCGATTCCAGAAATAATGCCTATACTAGTGATAAACAGAGAT is from Shewanella sp. MTB7 and encodes:
- the flgJ gene encoding flagellar assembly peptidoglycan hydrolase FlgJ, encoding MEKLSNSSHFLDLGGLDSLRAKAQKNDKAALKEVAQQFEGIFVQMLMKSMREANAAFESDSPMNSQYTKFYEQMHDQQMSLNLSDKGMLGLADLMIQQLSPETSKVTPSSVLRNDGNLGGGIEQTMVMSRVARSESQSSPQSESHKKAASDPLQTVLSGKQLPSEVPYSNMTFNDRNDFVAQLYPHAQKAAAALGTQAEVLIAQSALETGWGQKMVKRPSGDSSNNLFNIKADNRWQGNKAAVKTLEFDQGIAVQQRADFRVYDNIKQSFDDFVSFISEGPRYQEAMKKAANPNEFIKALQDAGYATDPKYADKVMKVMKSLSSEIQAVLPREAQ
- the flgK gene encoding flagellar hook-associated protein FlgK, encoding MGMDLLNIARTGVLAAQSQLAVTSNNITNANTQGYHRQVAEQSSLDNQQLGGNFYGAGTYISDVKRIYNDYAARELRIGQTSVSGAQTSQVKLNELDQLFSQIGKSVPQGLNDLFAGLNSLADLPDDLGIRGSVLGSANQLASGLNQMQSHLDGQMKQTNDQISGITDRINEIGKELGHINQELMKSQGEDMSLLDKQDALIQELSQYSQVNVIPLDTGAKSVMLGGAVMLVSGEVSMSIGTTVGDPYPGELRVTSSAGSATMVIDPTQMGGQLGALFEFRDDTLVQAQLEIGQLALGVADAFNQAQSQGFDLSGALGKNIFTDINDPSMSVGRVGGFGTNTGNVNLRVNIDDTSALNGSSYDLTFTTPATYELKDTSTGVVTPLILNGTQLDGGDGFSIHIDSGAFADGDKFEIRPSAGAAAGIKVEMTDPKGIAAAGPNITVGAANSGNTQVEIVSIDRNNANLPLTGSELTYQIDPVGNTFTVFDASGTLVSAAAPYTPPTITSNGFSFNVNTTSTSTESFTFDFAFAEGDNSNAVAMAKLSEAKLMNTGGSNTSGSTLADVYEGTKLVIGGKAKAASVAVGSAEAVFSQAYNRVQSESGVNLDEEAGNLIRFQQAYQASARIMTTASEIFDTLFNSVR
- the flgL gene encoding flagellar hook-associated protein FlgL, which produces MRISTSQMFNQTINSVLDKQTSTSKILDQLSSGKRVNTAGDDPVASLGIDNLNQQNALVDQFMKNIDYANNRLSLSESKLGTAETLVASTREQVIRAINGGMSTSERQMIADELRGTLEELLAVANTRDESGNYIFGGNQTGQQPFAFDNAGDIVYSGDNGARQSVIASGVTVATNIPGDTAFMNAPSGLGDYSANYLASQVGDFSVDSAKITSQATYVEDTYTFTMVGANLEVRDSSSALVTTEVGFDPANPVSFNGMEVKLDGLPANGDSFSITPQSEVSIFDTINQAIALIEDANKVNTPQGVSELAQILNNIDSGVNQLSIARSETGNSLKSLDSYSTQHVEEKLVNSSTLSMLEDLDYASAITEFEKQQLALNAVSSVFSKVGSVSLFDYI
- a CDS encoding flagellin N-terminal helical domain-containing protein, with product MAITVNTNVTSLKAQKNLNTSSSNLATSMERLSSGLKINSAKDDAAGLAISNRLNSQVRGLEVGMRNANDAISIAQIAEGAMQEQTNMLQRMRDLTIQSENGANSTDDLVALKAEMDQLVTEIDNIGTSTAFGNTKLMQGGFSAGKNFQVGHQDGEDVKITVKKTDKTTLSVAALNNATSANRASSLAAIDKAIKTIDTQRADLGAVQNRLAHNISNSANTQANVADAKSRIVDVDFAKETATMTKNQVLQQTGSAMLAQANQLPQVALSLLG
- a CDS encoding flagellin N-terminal helical domain-containing protein — its product is MAITVNTNVTSLKAQKNLNSSSGNLATSMERLSSGLRINSAKDDAAGLAISNRLNSQVRGLEVGMRNANDAISIAQIAEGAMQEQTNMLQRMRDLTVQAENGANSTDDIAALKAEMDQLVNEINDIGTNTAFGNTKLMTGGFSAGKNFQVGHQDGEDIKITVKKTDKVSLSVGALVLATSANRASALGAIDKAIKTIDTQRGDLGAIQNRLAHNISNSANTQANVADAKSRIVDVDFAKETSAMTKNQVLQQTGSAMLAQANQLPQVALSLL
- a CDS encoding flagellar protein FlaG, which encodes MDINFTNSSSTATAKIEVATAPVKSTAAESTELERRATIQAVEETEKDTEVQSKSSQAEMQQLVEDLSDMMSVMRKGLAFKIDESSGKNIVSVMDVESGDIIRQIPNEEALKLAQKLSEVTGLLMKTEA
- the fliD gene encoding flagellar filament capping protein FliD → MALTATGIGSGLDINTIVGVLVDAEKLPKEAIFDKTEKTIDAKVSAIGTLKSALSTFQDALEKLKDGNNINQKTVSTGDSKFLTATADKTAQTGSYSLIVKQLATAHKVAGANTLDPTIPVGEGSLDLTVNGSSFSVTVGATDSLADIAKSINDATDNVGVTATIITSDLGSRLVLSSDVEGTDSQISLVANDTVGSGLNDMFGGANLIELQVAKPSIIHVDGQELTSQTNEVKGAITGVTLSLTAEDLNTTSTVKIELDKEGIKENITGFVDAYNSLMGSIDKLSAYDIEKETAAALQGDSMIRSIESQTRNLISSRVTVDGETVALYDIGISADRYGKLTIDSEKLDKVIDEDIGSIEGLFSTETSGIAVKLDDLVEGYVKTSGLIDSRNNAYTSDKQRLDDQREAFSLKMEQLQARLFKQFNAMDLVVGQLNQQAGGIINGLNSLPGVVRAQS